One Eurosta solidaginis isolate ZX-2024a chromosome 5, ASM4086904v1, whole genome shotgun sequence DNA segment encodes these proteins:
- the LOC137254016 gene encoding uncharacterized protein — protein MKEMHNTRSNMKSSVSGSAVQSNKASQKPADVKNVTAASVYSVTSAPSASAATDATSVHTAATTNSGAVATTTTAANIINFAAVTTITGVSTTTTATTTNSAAVSTITTNAIPNAITFATAVAATNRAIVAASPEIDVGVGSFMLNVDRVTPGVSVPAVSYNATQMVPSDDVNHLQEQLKILKLKRELAEL, from the coding sequence ATGAAAGAAATGCATAATACACGTTCCAATATGAAATCATCAGTCAGCGGTAGTGCTGTTCAAAGCAATAAAGCTAGCCAAAAACCTGCAGATGTGAAAAATGTAACTGCTGCCTCCGTTTACAGTGTTACTAGTGCACCAAGTGCTTCAGCCGCCACCGATGCCACTTCTGTTCATACCGCTGCCACTACCAATTCTGGCGCAGTCGCTACAACCACCACCGCTGCCAATATTATCAATTTTGCCGCTGTTACTACAATCACCGGTGTTAGTACAACCACCACCGCTACCACTACAAATTCCGCTGCTGTCAGTACGATCACCACCAATGCTATTCCAAATGCCATTACTTTCGCTACTGCCGTTGCTGCAACCAATAGAGCTATCGTAGCTGCTAGCCCTGAAATCGACGTTGGTGTTGGCTCATTTATGTTAAACGTCGACCGTGTCACTCCTGGCGTTTCAGTGCCCGCTGTTAGCTACAATGCAACCCAAATGGTCCCGTCCGATGACGTAAACCACCTTCAGGAGCagctaaaaattttgaaattaaaacgCGAATTAGCAGAGCTGTAA